A portion of the Marinobacter alexandrii genome contains these proteins:
- a CDS encoding DUF4783 domain-containing protein codes for MKMLVLILSLITFSPQDETVKDIGTAMKAGSSKELIKFCNRTVEIKINGESSNYSKAQAEVILRDFFNKNTPKNFTYIHQGASPEGLKYTIGRYTHSNGAFRVVMFIKKIKDKYLIDTLNFSQE; via the coding sequence ATGAAGATGCTTGTATTGATATTGTCATTAATTACTTTCTCGCCTCAGGATGAGACAGTTAAAGACATTGGAACAGCAATGAAAGCTGGCAGCTCGAAAGAGCTGATTAAGTTTTGTAACCGAACCGTAGAGATCAAAATAAATGGAGAGAGCTCTAATTACAGTAAGGCACAAGCGGAGGTTATCTTAAGGGATTTTTTTAATAAAAATACTCCGAAAAACTTCACATATATACATCAAGGGGCTTCACCAGAGGGTTTGAAATATACTATTGGGAGATATACTCATTCTAATGGGGCCTTCAGAGTGGTTATGTTTATAAAAAAAATAAAAGATAAATACCTGATAGATACTTTGAATTTCAGTCAGGAGTAA
- the recF gene encoding DNA replication and repair protein RecF (All proteins in this family for which functions are known are DNA-binding proteins that assist the filamentation of RecA onto DNA for the initiation of recombination or recombinational repair.), whose translation MILKSLRLTNFKNHSESLFEFSDRINCILGKNGIGKTNVLDAIYYLSFTKSAIGSPDRLAVTHDTPAFTLFGTYEKLKIALQFEKGKTKTLKIDGQEPDKLSDVVGKVPLVLVLPDDTLMIREGSEERRKFFDGALSQFDSEYLQSLLKYNKLLKQRNSLLKQQEMGFNSKLLETYDDQLIPLAKIISAKRNDLKEVFLPYLQKNYTDLHEGGEVPELNFKSHVTEDFDQKFKSNVQKDVVMQRTLLGSHKDDFEFLLDGELIKRFGSQGQQKTFILALKLALYDFLTEKTDKKPLLLLDDIFDKLDDSRIQLLISLLLDSNRFQQIFITDARKKRSKELFKEEKEINFIEI comes from the coding sequence ATGATCCTAAAAAGCCTGAGGCTTACAAATTTTAAGAATCATTCTGAATCACTCTTTGAATTCAGCGATCGGATCAATTGCATTCTGGGAAAGAATGGAATAGGCAAGACAAATGTGCTCGATGCTATCTACTATCTATCTTTCACAAAAAGTGCAATCGGCTCTCCAGACAGACTAGCAGTAACACATGATACACCTGCATTTACGCTATTTGGCACATATGAAAAATTAAAAATTGCCCTCCAGTTCGAGAAGGGGAAAACAAAGACTTTAAAGATAGATGGGCAAGAGCCAGATAAACTAAGTGATGTAGTTGGGAAAGTTCCTTTGGTTCTTGTGCTACCAGACGACACCTTAATGATTAGAGAAGGTAGTGAGGAACGGCGAAAGTTTTTTGATGGTGCTCTTTCACAGTTTGACTCTGAATACCTGCAATCTTTACTCAAATACAACAAACTACTAAAGCAGAGAAACAGCTTACTAAAACAACAGGAAATGGGCTTCAATTCAAAGTTGTTAGAAACTTACGACGACCAGCTTATCCCATTGGCTAAAATAATTTCAGCGAAAAGAAATGATCTAAAAGAAGTGTTTCTTCCATACCTACAAAAAAATTATACAGATCTTCATGAGGGAGGGGAAGTTCCCGAATTAAACTTCAAATCGCATGTCACAGAAGACTTTGATCAAAAATTTAAATCCAACGTTCAGAAGGACGTGGTTATGCAGCGAACGCTGTTAGGTTCTCACAAAGACGATTTTGAATTTTTACTTGATGGTGAGTTAATCAAAAGATTTGGCTCACAAGGACAGCAAAAGACATTCATACTAGCTTTAAAGCTTGCTCTATATGATTTTTTAACTGAAAAAACAGATAAAAAACCATTGCTTCTACTGGATGATATTTTTGATAAACTAGATGACTCTAGAATCCAACTATTGATCTCTTTATTGTTAGACAGTAATCGCTTTCAGCAAATTTTTATCACGGATGCTCGAAAGAAACGGAGCAAAGAACTCTTCAAGGAGGAGAAAGAGATAAATTTTATTGAAATTTGA
- the ribH gene encoding 6,7-dimethyl-8-ribityllumazine synthase, with protein sequence MASSEKNLSDVRLNESLDISKHKFGIVVAEWNEQVTESLYSGAYQTLISAGATRHNIDRMNVPGTFELSLGGQWMAERKDMDAVICLGCVIQGETRHFDFICDAVANGITNVNLKYNKPVIFGVLTTDNIKQALDRAGGKHGNKGDEAAATAIKMLQGKN encoded by the coding sequence ATGGCATCATCAGAAAAAAATCTCAGCGACGTTCGACTTAACGAGTCTCTGGATATTAGCAAGCATAAGTTTGGAATCGTAGTAGCTGAATGGAACGAGCAAGTGACAGAGTCACTCTATTCAGGAGCTTATCAAACACTAATTTCTGCGGGGGCTACTCGTCATAATATCGATCGAATGAATGTTCCGGGGACGTTTGAATTGAGTCTTGGAGGACAATGGATGGCGGAGCGAAAGGATATGGATGCTGTGATTTGTCTTGGCTGTGTGATACAAGGGGAAACTCGACATTTTGATTTCATCTGTGATGCTGTGGCGAATGGGATCACCAATGTGAATCTAAAGTATAATAAGCCAGTCATCTTCGGTGTGCTTACAACAGATAATATAAAGCAGGCACTAGATCGTGCAGGAGGAAAGCATGGGAATAAAGGCGATGAAGCTGCTGCTACCGCAATAAAGATGTTGCAGGGGAAAAATTAA
- a CDS encoding LysE family transporter has translation MILQTLIVAFVVSYIGSIPPGTINVSVMQLAILNKRRAAIFFAFAASAVEFIYAGVTVQFHIFLNNNEVIADYFRIITSVALIILGLSNIFSRSTSSSVKVSTKVTGRHGFLRGLLLGFLNPMTIPFWLAITTYLENDDWINVDQGYGFWMYLVGLSTGTFCLLLTVNALGKRFTKIADNQFIVHKVPGFLLLGLGVYFLLKLVL, from the coding sequence ATGATTTTACAGACGTTAATAGTTGCATTCGTAGTAAGCTACATTGGCTCCATCCCTCCAGGGACAATCAATGTTTCGGTAATGCAGTTAGCAATTTTAAATAAGAGAAGAGCAGCGATCTTCTTTGCATTCGCAGCTTCAGCAGTTGAATTTATATACGCTGGAGTGACTGTCCAATTTCACATCTTTTTGAACAACAATGAAGTCATAGCAGATTATTTCAGGATTATAACTTCAGTGGCATTAATTATACTCGGACTGTCCAATATTTTTTCGAGATCTACTTCCTCCTCTGTGAAAGTGAGCACAAAAGTGACAGGAAGGCATGGCTTTCTAAGAGGTCTTCTATTAGGCTTTCTCAACCCCATGACCATCCCATTTTGGCTGGCAATTACTACCTACTTGGAGAATGATGATTGGATTAATGTAGATCAGGGCTATGGGTTTTGGATGTATCTGGTAGGTCTCTCCACGGGTACATTTTGTTTGTTGTTAACCGTAAATGCTCTCGGAAAGAGATTTACTAAAATTGCTGATAACCAATTTATTGTCCACAAAGTCCCTGGGTTTTTGCTGTTAGGGCTAGGTGTATACTTCTTACTGAAGTTGGTTTTGTGA
- a CDS encoding regulatory protein RecX encodes MAHKLGIKEAKQRAGRFCAFRERSPNEIFEKIQSWGISEEDASKLVVELSKEGFVDEQRFANAFCNDKFEFNSWGKQKIKAHIYSHKLSQTAVQSALDRIDFVKYESRLFDLVKKKWEKLENEETIKRKQKVVAYMANKGFEQDLIWKAINALQ; translated from the coding sequence ATGGCCCACAAGCTTGGCATCAAAGAGGCAAAGCAAAGAGCCGGAAGGTTTTGCGCTTTTCGAGAGCGATCTCCCAATGAAATTTTTGAAAAAATTCAAAGTTGGGGGATCTCAGAAGAAGATGCTTCAAAACTGGTTGTGGAATTGTCGAAAGAAGGATTTGTAGACGAGCAGCGATTTGCGAATGCCTTCTGCAACGATAAGTTTGAGTTCAACTCATGGGGAAAGCAAAAAATCAAAGCCCATATCTATTCTCACAAACTATCACAAACGGCTGTTCAGAGTGCCTTGGATAGAATTGATTTTGTAAAATATGAAAGTAGACTTTTTGATCTGGTGAAAAAAAAGTGGGAAAAGCTGGAGAATGAGGAGACCATTAAGCGAAAGCAAAAAGTTGTTGCTTACATGGCTAACAAAGGCTTTGAACAGGATCTAATTTGGAAAGCTATTAATGCATTACAATAA
- the pdhA gene encoding pyruvate dehydrogenase (acetyl-transferring) E1 component subunit alpha — MAAKKTTKKSSEFSKEQYMEWFHSMQLMRRFEEKAGQLYGQQKIKGFCHLYIGQEACAAGAVSALEKDDKWITAYRDHGHPLALGTDPGRIMAELFGKATGVSKGKGGSMHMFDKEVNFIGGHGIVGAQIPLGAGIGFAEQYKGTKSLCICYMGDGAVRQGALHEAFNMAMTMKMPVIFVVENNGYAMGTSVQRTSNVTELHTLAEAYDMPSEPVDAMKVEDVHHAVEKAADRARKGNGPTFLEFRTYRFKGHSMSDPAKYRTKEELEEYKLQDPIEQVKQTILKKKWATEDELKEIDKAIKEDVIKAVNFAEESPWPEASEAYTDNYIESDYPFVNT; from the coding sequence ATGGCGGCTAAAAAGACAACAAAAAAATCCAGTGAATTTTCTAAGGAGCAATACATGGAGTGGTTTCACTCTATGCAACTCATGAGGAGGTTTGAAGAAAAGGCAGGACAACTTTACGGTCAGCAGAAAATCAAAGGGTTTTGTCATTTATATATTGGTCAGGAAGCATGTGCTGCAGGAGCAGTTTCTGCACTAGAAAAAGATGATAAGTGGATCACTGCCTATCGAGATCATGGTCACCCGCTTGCATTAGGCACTGATCCTGGAAGGATAATGGCGGAGCTTTTTGGAAAAGCCACTGGTGTTTCTAAAGGGAAGGGTGGCTCGATGCATATGTTTGATAAAGAAGTTAACTTCATTGGAGGTCACGGTATTGTGGGGGCACAGATTCCATTGGGAGCGGGAATTGGTTTTGCGGAACAATATAAAGGCACAAAGAGTCTATGCATTTGCTACATGGGTGATGGAGCTGTTAGACAGGGAGCACTGCATGAGGCATTTAATATGGCCATGACGATGAAGATGCCAGTGATTTTTGTTGTAGAAAACAACGGCTATGCCATGGGAACATCTGTTCAGAGAACATCCAATGTTACTGAGCTGCATACGTTGGCAGAGGCTTACGATATGCCTTCAGAACCTGTAGATGCTATGAAAGTGGAGGATGTGCATCATGCTGTTGAAAAAGCTGCAGACAGAGCTAGAAAAGGAAATGGACCTACATTCTTGGAATTTAGAACTTACAGGTTTAAAGGCCACTCCATGTCTGATCCTGCTAAGTATAGAACTAAAGAAGAATTGGAAGAGTACAAATTACAAGATCCAATTGAGCAAGTGAAGCAAACTATTCTTAAGAAAAAGTGGGCAACTGAGGATGAGCTAAAGGAGATTGATAAAGCAATCAAAGAGGACGTTATTAAGGCAGTAAATTTTGCGGAAGAGTCTCCATGGCCAGAAGCTTCTGAAGCATATACGGATAATTATATTGAGAGTGATTATCCATTTGTCAACACATAA
- the nadC gene encoding carboxylating nicotinate-nucleotide diphosphorylase has protein sequence MNLPYLTTKNINSFIKAALAEDIGDGDHSSLGSIPEDATSQAHLIIKDDGMIAGLELAEKIFNYADPDLKLEFIKKDGDLMESGEVAFNVTGNSRSILSTERFVLNCLQRMSAVATYTHHMNGLIKGSKAKLLDTRKTTPLFRLPEKWAVVIGGGVNHRFGLYDMIMLKDNHIDFAGGVKNAINQTVAYLTEKDLNLNIEVEVRSLRELEDVLEVGQVHRVMLDNMLPSDIRQAIKMIGGRFETEASGGITERTITEIAETGVDYISVGALTHSYRSLDMSLKAF, from the coding sequence ATGAATTTACCGTATTTAACGACCAAGAATATAAATTCCTTTATCAAGGCCGCTTTGGCTGAAGATATTGGGGATGGAGACCATTCTTCTTTGGGCTCAATTCCAGAAGATGCTACCAGTCAAGCTCATCTTATCATAAAAGATGATGGTATGATTGCTGGTTTGGAGCTGGCTGAAAAGATTTTCAACTATGCAGATCCTGATCTTAAGCTTGAATTTATAAAAAAGGATGGTGACCTAATGGAATCTGGAGAAGTTGCATTTAATGTAACTGGTAACTCGAGATCTATACTCTCAACAGAAAGATTTGTGCTCAATTGCTTACAGAGAATGAGTGCTGTGGCCACTTATACACATCACATGAATGGGCTGATAAAAGGATCTAAAGCGAAACTGCTTGATACAAGAAAAACAACACCACTGTTTAGGTTACCTGAAAAGTGGGCAGTAGTGATTGGTGGAGGAGTAAATCACAGATTTGGACTGTATGATATGATTATGTTGAAGGATAATCACATTGATTTTGCAGGAGGAGTAAAAAACGCCATTAATCAAACAGTAGCATATTTGACAGAAAAAGACCTTAATCTGAATATCGAAGTGGAAGTAAGAAGCTTGAGGGAGTTAGAAGATGTTTTAGAAGTCGGGCAGGTACATCGAGTGATGTTGGATAATATGCTACCATCCGATATCCGCCAAGCTATTAAAATGATTGGTGGTCGATTTGAAACTGAAGCTTCAGGAGGAATTACTGAAAGAACTATTACTGAAATAGCTGAAACCGGTGTGGATTATATCTCCGTTGGAGCACTTACCCATTCGTATAGGAGCCTTGACATGAGTCTCAAAGCGTTTTAA
- the gpmI gene encoding 2,3-bisphosphoglycerate-independent phosphoglycerate mutase, whose protein sequence is MNKKVILMILDGWGIAKDKSVSAVDTAKTPFMDRMFQEYPHSTLEASGLAVGLPEGQMGNSEVGHMNIGAGRVVYQDLVKISNAVKDGSIAENKTLKQAISYAKEQQKPIHLIGLVSDGGVHSHIDHLKGLLSTFHKQDVQDVFVHAFTDGRDTDPKGGVEYLRELQHHMAETTGTLATITGRYYAMDRDNRWERVQLAYDVMVKGVGKKVQDPLRSMEESYLDGITDEFIQPIVCTDAKIQEGDVVLCFNFRTDRGRQITQALTQQNFPEESMKKLDLHYVTMTNYDASFKGVNVMYGKDNLQMTLGEVLEKNQKKQIRIAETEKYPHVTFFFSGGREEPFEGEKRILCPSPKVATYDLQPEMSANDIRDKIIPELSQSSADFICLNFANPDMVGHTGVFEAAVKACETVDQCSEQVVNTALKNDYLSIIIADHGNSDMMINPDGTPNTAHTTNLVPFIVVDKDFKGDLKSGKLGDLAPTILKFMGIDAPEEMTGDILI, encoded by the coding sequence ATGAATAAGAAAGTCATTCTAATGATCCTTGATGGATGGGGCATAGCAAAAGATAAATCTGTATCTGCAGTTGATACTGCCAAAACCCCATTTATGGATAGAATGTTCCAAGAATATCCTCATAGTACTTTAGAAGCCTCTGGACTTGCCGTAGGATTACCTGAAGGGCAAATGGGTAATTCTGAAGTGGGACACATGAATATTGGGGCAGGTAGAGTCGTGTATCAAGACCTTGTTAAGATTAGCAACGCTGTTAAAGACGGTTCAATCGCGGAAAACAAAACACTTAAACAAGCAATTAGCTATGCGAAAGAACAACAAAAACCCATTCACTTAATCGGTCTAGTTTCAGATGGTGGTGTCCATTCTCATATAGATCACTTGAAAGGACTCCTCAGTACATTCCATAAGCAAGATGTTCAAGATGTTTTTGTTCACGCATTTACAGATGGAAGGGATACCGATCCAAAAGGAGGGGTAGAATATCTTCGAGAGTTACAACATCATATGGCTGAGACAACCGGAACATTAGCAACTATTACCGGAAGGTATTATGCCATGGATCGTGATAATAGATGGGAGCGCGTACAGCTTGCTTACGATGTTATGGTAAAAGGAGTGGGGAAAAAAGTTCAGGATCCATTAAGGTCAATGGAAGAATCATATCTAGATGGAATTACAGATGAATTCATCCAACCGATTGTTTGTACCGACGCTAAAATTCAAGAAGGAGATGTCGTGCTATGCTTCAACTTTCGTACGGATAGAGGGCGGCAAATTACTCAGGCTTTGACGCAACAGAACTTCCCCGAAGAAAGCATGAAAAAACTCGACCTTCACTATGTTACCATGACAAACTATGATGCCTCGTTCAAAGGTGTCAATGTCATGTATGGAAAAGATAATCTACAAATGACATTGGGAGAGGTGCTTGAAAAAAACCAAAAGAAGCAAATTCGAATTGCTGAAACGGAGAAGTACCCACATGTGACTTTCTTTTTTTCTGGTGGACGAGAGGAACCATTCGAAGGTGAAAAAAGAATTCTTTGTCCATCTCCCAAAGTAGCAACATATGACTTGCAGCCAGAAATGAGTGCCAATGATATCAGGGATAAGATAATTCCTGAATTAAGTCAGTCATCTGCCGATTTCATCTGCTTAAATTTTGCTAACCCGGATATGGTAGGTCATACGGGGGTTTTTGAAGCTGCTGTCAAAGCATGTGAAACGGTGGATCAATGCTCAGAACAAGTTGTGAATACTGCTTTGAAAAATGATTACCTGTCTATCATCATTGCTGATCATGGCAACTCTGATATGATGATCAACCCAGACGGTACGCCAAACACTGCACATACGACGAACCTTGTTCCATTTATTGTAGTTGATAAAGACTTCAAGGGGGATTTGAAAAGTGGAAAACTTGGAGATCTAGCCCCTACAATTTTAAAATTCATGGGTATTGACGCACCAGAAGAAATGACAGGAGACATTCTGATTTGA
- a CDS encoding DUF721 domain-containing protein, with translation MDEDPIKSFRNAFKGFLKEENLEHTYKQKQVIADWGKIMGKTIASRTTKMFFNQKTLFVKLTSAPLKSEMQNSKAQILDLIAKEIGPGEVDDVRFL, from the coding sequence ATGGACGAAGATCCGATCAAAAGTTTCCGTAATGCCTTTAAAGGATTTCTCAAAGAAGAAAACCTCGAGCACACCTACAAGCAAAAGCAGGTAATAGCGGATTGGGGAAAGATCATGGGGAAGACCATAGCCTCTCGCACTACAAAGATGTTCTTCAACCAAAAAACACTTTTCGTGAAATTAACCTCCGCTCCATTGAAAAGTGAAATGCAAAACTCCAAAGCTCAGATTTTAGATTTGATAGCAAAAGAGATTGGACCAGGAGAAGTAGATGATGTTAGGTTTTTATGA
- a CDS encoding tetratricopeptide repeat protein translates to MAKGKKKDEGIEILEDPNAIVEKANEFFDNKRNKAMVFGIGGIIALLIVGFAGYNYYITNQDQTAQEELFQAQFYFDADSLGLALNGDGNSYGFLEIIEEFSGTKAANLSNFYAGASYLKLGDFDGAIRYLKDFSSDDYLLQGRAYSLIGDAYMEMDDFSNAITYYEKAVDYKKNKSFTPIYLKKLAIAQEQIGSLSAAVGTYEAIVKDYPNASEIHDAKKQKARLEAIAQ, encoded by the coding sequence ATGGCAAAAGGAAAAAAGAAAGACGAGGGCATTGAGATACTAGAAGACCCAAATGCAATTGTTGAGAAAGCCAACGAGTTTTTTGATAATAAGCGCAATAAAGCAATGGTTTTCGGTATTGGCGGAATTATCGCACTACTGATTGTAGGATTTGCTGGCTATAATTATTACATCACAAATCAAGACCAAACAGCTCAAGAAGAGCTCTTTCAGGCACAATTTTATTTTGATGCTGATAGCCTAGGTCTTGCATTAAATGGAGATGGCAATAGCTATGGTTTTCTTGAAATCATTGAAGAGTTTTCTGGAACAAAAGCAGCAAACCTTTCCAACTTTTATGCAGGAGCATCTTACCTGAAGCTTGGGGATTTTGATGGAGCAATTCGATACCTGAAAGATTTCAGCAGCGATGATTACCTGTTGCAAGGAAGAGCATATTCTTTGATAGGTGATGCATATATGGAAATGGATGACTTTTCAAACGCCATCACCTATTATGAAAAAGCTGTTGATTACAAAAAAAACAAATCTTTTACGCCGATTTATTTAAAGAAATTGGCGATTGCTCAAGAGCAAATTGGAAGTTTGTCTGCTGCAGTTGGAACGTATGAAGCGATAGTTAAAGACTATCCAAATGCTTCTGAAATCCACGATGCAAAAAAGCAGAAGGCAAGACTAGAAGCGATAGCTCAATAA
- a CDS encoding YcxB family protein, translating into MIVRTKKYQLPTKKYIGIAFKAVLKQQWWVLLIYAAICSGYFLAPSHWWITGATIALSLYMLFWLIQFAGITQLEQGKFMFQKLSYEISSQQILIKMNAKQGMPMKWDQIKRAKKGKDAFILFASKAQLVHLPFKIFNNDNEIRFLETVLKRKGYIVEK; encoded by the coding sequence ATGATCGTAAGGACAAAAAAATACCAACTACCTACTAAGAAATATATTGGAATAGCTTTTAAAGCAGTGCTCAAACAGCAGTGGTGGGTACTTTTGATTTATGCTGCAATTTGTTCTGGATATTTCCTTGCACCAAGCCACTGGTGGATTACCGGAGCAACGATAGCCCTAAGTTTATATATGCTTTTCTGGTTGATTCAATTTGCAGGTATTACTCAATTGGAGCAGGGGAAGTTTATGTTTCAAAAGCTTTCTTATGAAATCTCTTCACAGCAGATTTTGATCAAAATGAATGCGAAGCAAGGAATGCCGATGAAGTGGGACCAGATTAAGAGAGCTAAGAAAGGAAAGGATGCATTTATCTTGTTCGCTAGTAAAGCGCAATTGGTACATCTTCCTTTTAAGATCTTCAATAATGATAATGAAATAAGATTTCTGGAAACAGTACTTAAACGCAAAGGATACATTGTAGAAAAGTAG
- the rimO gene encoding 30S ribosomal protein S12 methylthiotransferase RimO: MKTKGLKKTKVNIVTLGCSKNLVDSEVMLTQLRGNNIDATHESSKDDASVVVVNTCGFIDNAKQESIDTILRYVDAKQEGLVEKVYVSGCLSQRYKDELKDEIPDVDAWFGTGDLPALLKKFKANYKKELLGERIITTSKHYAYLKIAEGCDRPCSFCAIPLMRGKHVSKPIEQVISEAQSLVRQGTKEILLIAQDSTYYGLDLYKKRNLAELMDRLADVEGLDWIRLHYAFPTGFPEDVLDIMSKRSNICNYLDIPLQHASTNMLKMMRRGTTRDKTEALLDKMRSKVPDIAIRTTLIAGHPGETQQDFEEMMDFVEKNRFERLGIFTYSHEENTHSYNFEDDVPDETKQERANAVMDLQEEISMSINEKKVGKEYKVLIDRMESGTFIGRTEYDSPEVDNEVIIQADHSYLRIGDFTQVKITDATAFDLYGEPIQQ, translated from the coding sequence ATGAAAACGAAGGGTTTAAAGAAAACGAAAGTCAACATTGTCACACTAGGGTGCTCCAAAAATCTGGTGGATTCTGAAGTGATGCTGACTCAGTTGAGGGGAAACAATATTGATGCCACACATGAGTCTTCCAAAGACGATGCGAGCGTGGTAGTAGTAAATACATGTGGATTCATTGACAATGCAAAGCAAGAATCCATTGATACCATTCTTCGATATGTAGATGCAAAGCAAGAAGGTCTGGTTGAAAAAGTCTACGTTTCTGGCTGCTTGTCACAGCGGTATAAGGATGAACTAAAAGATGAAATTCCGGATGTTGATGCCTGGTTTGGAACTGGTGATCTACCTGCATTACTCAAAAAATTTAAAGCCAATTATAAAAAAGAACTCCTCGGTGAGCGAATCATAACCACAAGCAAGCACTATGCATATTTGAAAATTGCTGAAGGTTGTGACAGGCCATGCAGTTTTTGCGCAATACCTTTGATGCGAGGAAAACATGTTTCCAAACCAATAGAACAAGTCATTTCTGAGGCTCAATCCTTAGTGAGGCAAGGAACGAAAGAGATACTTCTGATCGCTCAGGATTCCACTTATTATGGGCTGGATCTTTATAAAAAAAGGAATCTTGCTGAGTTAATGGATCGTCTAGCTGATGTGGAAGGTTTAGATTGGATTCGATTACACTATGCCTTTCCTACAGGCTTCCCTGAAGATGTATTGGATATCATGTCAAAGCGCTCAAATATTTGCAACTACCTGGATATTCCTCTTCAGCATGCCTCCACCAACATGTTGAAGATGATGCGTAGAGGTACTACTCGTGATAAGACAGAAGCTCTTCTTGATAAAATGCGAAGCAAGGTGCCGGATATTGCCATTCGTACCACATTAATTGCTGGCCATCCTGGAGAAACACAGCAAGATTTTGAAGAAATGATGGATTTCGTAGAGAAAAATCGTTTTGAGCGATTGGGGATCTTTACCTACTCACATGAAGAAAATACCCATTCATACAATTTTGAAGATGATGTTCCTGATGAAACAAAACAAGAACGTGCAAATGCCGTAATGGATTTGCAGGAAGAAATTTCCATGAGCATAAACGAAAAGAAAGTGGGGAAAGAATACAAAGTGTTGATCGATCGAATGGAGAGCGGAACGTTCATTGGGAGAACTGAATATGATTCTCCAGAAGTGGACAATGAAGTTATCATTCAGGCAGATCATAGTTACTTGCGAATAGGGGATTTTACTCAGGTAAAAATTACCGACGCTACAGCCTTTGATCTGTACGGTGAACCAATTCAGCAATAA
- a CDS encoding DUF6048 family protein → MWKYIFSIGLLVTSLFAFGQEQQAEKKKEPIDWRPYEIKIGVSAIRSARTFVGNDDFTTHELEAALALHRYNVVFDYGIEEHQRGETFDYLNKGSYFRAGIDRNFSKNKESGNSLTLGLRYARAYFSDEFSYTSDQGFGEENYQLENSDLTARWLELAFGVRGRIISNFYMGFTMRWQFSRKINGEGNLKTFDIPGFGKTRRQNSTAFDYYLMWRIPFKKNS, encoded by the coding sequence ATGTGGAAATATATTTTTAGTATTGGATTACTGGTAACAAGCTTGTTTGCTTTTGGGCAAGAGCAACAAGCGGAGAAAAAAAAGGAGCCAATCGATTGGAGACCCTACGAAATAAAAATTGGTGTCAGTGCCATTAGAAGTGCTCGCACTTTTGTTGGTAATGATGACTTTACAACACATGAATTAGAAGCAGCTTTAGCGCTTCATCGGTACAATGTGGTCTTTGACTATGGTATTGAAGAGCACCAAAGAGGTGAGACATTCGATTATCTTAATAAGGGGAGCTACTTTCGAGCAGGTATTGACCGAAACTTTTCGAAGAATAAAGAAAGTGGGAATTCCCTCACGCTTGGGTTGAGGTATGCCAGAGCCTACTTTTCCGATGAATTCTCCTATACTTCAGATCAAGGTTTTGGTGAAGAAAATTACCAATTGGAAAATAGTGATTTGACTGCTCGATGGCTAGAACTGGCTTTTGGTGTGAGAGGGAGGATAATATCAAATTTTTATATGGGATTTACGATGCGTTGGCAGTTTTCTCGCAAAATCAATGGAGAGGGAAACTTGAAGACCTTTGATATCCCAGGCTTTGGGAAGACACGGAGACAAAACTCTACCGCCTTTGATTACTATTTGATGTGGAGGATTCCTTTTAAAAAGAATTCATAA